Sequence from the Rutidosis leptorrhynchoides isolate AG116_Rl617_1_P2 chromosome 3, CSIRO_AGI_Rlap_v1, whole genome shotgun sequence genome:
CCTAGAAGAAGAACTGACTAAGGAATTGTTGAAAGAACCTAACGAGAAAATATGTCTTGAAAAGACTATTATGGGTATAAATGGTGGAGAAAACATGGTTGAAAGTGAACATGTTGTTGTAATTGATGAATGCAGTGAGACTCTACATCCTAGAAGCTCACATCAAAGTGATAAAGATGAACGAAAAAAGCTCAGTCCAACAATAAGAAAGTCTGGAGTAAAAAATGTGGATTTGATTAAGAATGTAATGACAGCTAAACATGTAAACATTTGTTGGGTCAAACAATGTTGGGGTGAGTTGTTCGACGTGGAAAGGGAAGTTGCAAGGAATGATTGTTATGGGAGGTTTATGCAACGAATCTGTTTCATTCCTCAAGCGGAGTTAGTTTCAATCAGTGAGTTTGGGCATATTCAATACTGGAAGGCCCGGATTAAGAAGAAGATCGAGATGCATTTGTGGCCTAAATGGAAGTGTAAATGGAATTACTTCTATAATAGTCTTACAACGTGCTACAAAATTGAACGTCAAAATATGATTATTGCTGACGCTGCATTTGTTTATGATCGAGGAAAGTTTTTATGCAGCTTCATTCAGTCATGGACTACAACGGGCTATTGGCGTACAAGGAGCGTACACTTATATGGCACAACATCAGGGGAACAAGTTAACAACATGTGCTTAGTTGCAAAAGAAGATTCTTGGGGACAAGAATCATTTAAGAGGGGTGGATTGTTATGGGTTTAATAAGACATGTGCCAAGCACATGTGACAGGCTGTTAAGTTCTAACATCAAAAAGTGGGAAGTGTTAGCTTAGTAGTATAAATAGGAAGTTAGTGTAATCAGTTAGATAGCTATTGATTGTTAGTGTGTGTAACACATTCTTTCCCCTTTTCTATAATATTGTGACTATCAATTAGTAAACAATGAAATTCCCAAATCGTTCCAATTCTCAGAACTTGATTCTTTTCTGCTATAGTTCCTAGATTGGTTCGAATACTTCTTCGATTCTTCTGAATTCAGGAAGTACATAACAGTTTCCTCTTCAAAGTTAATACTTGCTTATAACTTATGAGAAATCAGTTTTTTAATAACCATTATTTTTTATTGCAGAATTAAGAGGATTAGATTTGCAGACTGGTGTATTTACCTACAGACAAATCAGAGCTGCAACAGACAACTTTTCGTCTTCAAATAAACTTGGGGAGGGTGGTTTTGGATCTGTCTACAAAGTAATTTCATAATATTTACTCCGTATCACTTTCTCGAAGGGATGTCAGGTCGTGTTTGGGCCGGGTATAGGTAATCCCGGACTTGAACCATATTAAGAAACTCTGTCCAAAACCCGGACTCATACTCGTCGGACTTTCATTTACTTACTAACTGTTGGGTTTCGGGTTTCCACACCGGTAAATGGAGTTCCCATTTACTAACTAATTCTCGGGTTAACGGGTTTTTCAATGGGTTATGAATATCCCCGATCTTAGTCATTCTCTTTCACCATTCACTTAtttatgtatttgtttcaataatgCTATTAAAATGAGTAtcaaatttaaatgaataattctcTATATCGACCAAAATTACAATGCCAAATTAtagcttacattattattattaatgtgattGTGATAGAAATCCCCATCGGGTCGGGTATACAGGTTAGGTATATGGGTTTGTATCTAAACCTATTCCCAGACCAGAACCCGCAAAAAGAATATATAACAATCCCCATATCCGACCCTATATCTGCATACCTGAACCCGCACCCGGCCCAAAAATTTGAGTTTCTTCATCGGTTACGGGTATTTTCAACATCCGTGTGTTTACACACTCCTTTTTTTTTTTGCTTCTGTCAACAATTATAAATGTTTCCGGATGACATATATTATATAGTAAAGTTGTTGAAAGAAGCAAAAACACACTGTGTAAACTCACCGATGTTgaaaaaaaaatagtaaaaatCAAACATTCAAACAAAATAAGGTCTGATTGCAGGGTACACTCTTAGATGGTACTCTAGTAGCTGTTAAGCAACATTCTTCGACATCAACACAGGGAAACCATGAATTTGTGAACGAGATAGGGATGATAGCTGGTATTCAACACCCTAATGTCGTAAAGCTACACGGGTGTTGTGTTGAAGGGAACCAACTACTTCTAGTTTACGAGTACATGGAAAATAATTCCCTTGCGCATAGTCTATTTGGTATTCTCCTTTTATTTCAGTGTTCTTTGAGTACTCGATAAGCCCCATCGTCCTATAATTTTTCTAAAATTTCATGCGTCGCACAATCAAATATAAGTTTctaacattttttatttttttttgtctttCACAACATTCATTCCTTTAGGCATTTAATTGATTCATTTCTAGATCACACGTTTTTTAATTAAACAGGACCGAAGATTGAAATAAGTTGGCCTACAAGGCAAAGAATTTGTATTGGCATTGCAAAGGGGTTGACATTCCTACACGAAGAGTCAGCGCTAAAAATGGTTCATAGGGACATCAAGGCTACAAATGTACTCCTGGACACCGACTTTAATCCGAAGATCTCTGATTTCGGTTTAGCCAAGCTTCATGAAGAGGAAACCACTCACATTATCACAAAAATAGCTGGAACTATGTAAGCCGCTATTTAGTCTCCTAACTAATTATATCATATTCTTATTTTGTTTACATTTTCTTTTTTGCTTTATATTCGGTCTTTCAGGGGTTACATGGCACCAGAATATGCATTGTGGGGCCACTTGACCTACAAAGCAGATGTATACAGTTTTGGTGTTCTTGCACTTGAAATTGTTGCCGGAAAGAATATTATGAAATATCGTCCAAATGAAGATTGTTTTTGTCTATTATGCTACTACTGTTCTGACTTTTAAATTAAGAAGCATTGAGAATGATGAAAATCGCTCTATTGTGTACTAATCAGTCTCCGACTCTTAGGCCAACCATGTCTCAAGTAGTGAATATGCTCGAAGGTCGTTGCAAAATTAAGGAATCAAACATGATTTCTGATAAATATGATGATGAGTTTGGTGTTCAAGCACTTGGAGGAAAGTGTGAAGTGACGCATTTGTCAGACTCGGAAGAAACCGAGAGTCTTCTTAAAGCTTCATCTTCTAGCTCACACAACCTCTTTTCAAATAGTTGAATTTCTCTGAAGAATGTTAACTTCTAATAAACTAAGCACCGGTGTTTGTCCATTATGCTACTACTGTTCTGACTTTTAAATTAAAACTAATTTTGTGCCAACTTATCCTGATCATATATATGATCTGTTATGAACGATAAAGTTTACATTTCCAATTGTTGGAAGAAAAGTAGAAAACCAACAAACCTTATATAAGGAAAACTAAACAAGCTAGAATACTGTAAGAGTTCAGTCCATTAACTAGAGCAAAGAAAGAAAAAAGGAAAAAATTAGATTTTGCTCCAATGGTCCGTTAGTTATACCCCATTTTTCTGACTGCATCCTGTCTTGTTTTAGCTAACCTGATCCTTTCATTTTACATATGTTTTGTGGGTTGCCCCTCACATGCAATacacatgtcaagggttaacgaATTTTTTTAACGAAATTTGGGAGGGACCACCCACACAACGTTTGTAAAATGAAGGGATCAAGTTAGCTAAAAACTGCAAAGATGCCGTCAGCAAAATGGAGTATAACCAAGGGACCAACAGAAAAGAAAAATGTACAAATTAACAACATAGTTAGAATGAAGTCAATGAACTTATCACCTTTTGATCCTACTGATAACTTATCGCCTTTAAATATATTTAGAATGAACTTGTCACCTTTTAAAGAATTGAACTTTTGTTaggaataaataaaaagaaaacacCAACAAAAACTAGAAACTGCTCATAGTGAAATTTCTAGCAAACCGTCTTGAGACACATATCAAATTCAAATTTATATCAAACCAGAGAGTATCTCAATTCTGAACAAAAAAACAAGACTAAAACATATACATGATTTACCATCTTTATGCTATAGATAAAAAAACCAAGTCTCCACTTTCAACTGTCACGAATCAAATTTGTTGGTGCACTTAAAACATACTTTGGTAACTCATATTTTGCACCTGCATCACATGTCCCGAAATAATGTCACACCATCAATTCAATGAAATAAAAAAACAAGAGACTTGTAATAAAAAGTTGTAGAAAAACAAACATACCTCTTTCATCATAACAGACTGTCAAATCAGGTTTTGAAACAATGACACCAGCACTATCTACTATTGCTTGCGCTAGACTAATTTCAGCCTCTGCAGCAGCTTGAAGTGCATCCCATATTTCTGATTATACAAATTTTGTTACAAACTtcacataaaaaataaaaataaaaataaaaatttcctAATTGCAGGAGTGATATAAATGTTTGTGTTTATACACCAGACAAGCATaaatgtttgacttttaaaagtTCCTCATATACACATACATAATACTATGAATTTCAAGCATAAATTTAACAAAAACACTGAAACACGTAGAACCATCATCTCAAAGAGAGATTTATGTAACTTTGATGATGAAATTACCTTTTTCGTTCCAAAATTCTATTATAAACATCTATGAGAAAGTATtaagtgttataattcagtaggcttataactacctttagtggtttgattcttgatgttataattcagtaggcttataactacctttagtggtttgattcttgatgttataattcagtaggcttataactacctttagtgatttgattcttgatttaagaatactaataatgaagtgtaagaacaaagatgataatggagagaaagaaagaaacactttgtaagtgtgagaaatggtacaagtttaatgcttgcattcatgagtatttatagcctaaaatctcaatataaaaatacatactttgtgtaccaaaattgactatatgtatacaccaaaattgactatccatatctatattattattattattataacactcccccttggatagcaattttattttgttgaagatcaactataaattactgcctcgttaaaaaccttgctaaagaaaacccagtgggaaaaaactttagctaagggaaaaagagtgcagcatggagttgactccccctcaagtagacatcgcttcagttgttacatcttttgaacatgtctcatgccaatgttatgaacgtgtgttctgaaaatagtagttggaagtgctttcgtgaaaagatcagcagagtttttgctagattgcacatatctcatttcaatctggttgtccttaatgagattttgagtgtatgagaagaatctaggtggtatgtgttttgttcggtcacttttgatatacccttctttcatctgtgctatgcaagctgcattatcttcatagatagttgttggacttttatcgcgttctagttcacaagaatcagtaatgagttgtgtcattgatctcaaccaaaaacattctcgagtagcttcatgtaatgcaatcacttcggcatgatttgacgatgtagcaacaagtgtttgtttttgagaacgccatgatattgcagtacctccatttaggaatacatatccagtttgagatttagctttatgtggatcagataaataacctgcatctgcataaccaaccaaatcttgttttgattcgttagaataaaataatcctaaatcagtagttcctcgaaggtatcgaaatatgtgtttgatcccattccagtgtcttttggtaggagcagagctgaaccttgccaacaaattaactgcaaaagaaatgtcaggtcttgtacaatttgtaagatacataagagctccaattgcactaagatatggtacttctggtccaagaatgtcttcttgatcttcacatggacgaaatggatcagcttcaacattgagtgatctaacaaccataggagtacttaatggttttgccttgtccatattgaaacgtttcaaaatcttttcagtatatgttgtttgatgtacaagtaaaccattaggcatatgctcaatttgtaaaccaaggcaatacttggtttttccgagatctttcatttcaaattctttctttagaagttgaatggcttcatggatctctttatttgtacctatgatgttaagatcatcaacataaacagctatgatcacatatccggatgttgttttcttaatgaaaacacaagggcaagtaagattatttgtataccctttgcttatcaagtaatcacttaatcggttataccacatacgtcccgattgttttaacccatataaagatctttgtaatttaatcgaatacatttctttgggttttgcatttgatgcttctggtaccttaaatccttcaggtatcttcatatatatatcactatcaagtgatccatatagataagcagtcacaacatccatgagatgcatttctaaatttttagaaactgccagactgattaagtacctaaaagtaattgcatccataacaggagaataagtttcttcataatcaattcccggtctttgagaaaaaccttgagctacaagtctagctttataccttgtaacttcatttttctcatttctttttcggacaaaaatccatctgtatcctacaggtttcacatctttaggagtgagaatgatggatccgaaaacttttcttttattgagtgattctaattcagctcgtattgcttctttccattgagcccaatcatgtctattttgacattcaaccatagatgttggttctggatcatcatcattattcatgatgtcatatgcaacattaaatgaaaatttctcatcaagatttttcatttcatttcggttccataatatttttgaatatgcataattgattgcaatttctgtattgacatcatcaatctcctctgcagtaggagtactgatttgtggttcttcttgaacactttcttttacttcattatcagctgattttctttttcgaggatttttatcctttgaaccgattggtcttccacgtttctgacgtggcaaagattcatgagtgacgttattgccagcttttggaatttcaattcgagctggagtatttactgctggtatatatgattttgtcaccgtttttgtatctgtaaatgcatcaggcaattgatttgcaagttcttgtatatgcattatcttttgaacttctgtctcgcattcttttgtgcgaggatcaagatactttaattgaggttcacaccatgaaacatcattttctttatttttcatttctccccctaatctagggaacaatgtttcattaaaatgacaatcagcaaaacgtgctgtaaaaacgtcacctgtcataggttcaatataccttaatattgaagatgtttcatatccaacatatattcccaacctcctttgaggacccatttttgtacgttgtggtgtcgcaattggaacatacactgcacaaccaaatgttctaagatgggaaatatttggctcttgaccaaaagcaagttgtaggggggaatatttatgacttgcacttggtctgatgcgaatcaatgcagcagcatgtaaaattgcatgaccccatatagatacagggagttttgttctcattatcaatggtctagcgattaactgtaaacgtttaatcaatgactcggctaaaccattttgtgtatgcacatgagcaacagaatgttcaacaacaattcctatagacatgcaatagtcattaaatgcttgagatgtaaattcaccagcattatcaagtctcacccttttaatggtgtaatcaggaaaatgagctctcaatttaataatttgggcaagaaattttgcaaatgccacattacggcttgataacagacaaacatgagaccatctgctagatgcgtctattagaaccatgaaatatctaaatggtccacatggtggatgaattggtccacatatatcaccttgaattctttcaagaaacattggtgattctttctcaaccttaagtggtgagggtctagttatcaattttccaagagagcaagatgtacatggaaccattgtatcatgatggatttttctatcctttagtggatgtccatgagtacattcaataatccttttcatcattgttgatcctggatggcctaatctgttatgccataaactgaatacaccaggatcaatatatttttcgttaactaccatatgtatttctggtacatttatatgtgtataatgtaatccagaactaagtcttggcagtttttcaaccacatgactcttgtcagtgatacttaaatatttctcattttctgttgtcactgactgataatcatacccgttaaggtatatgtcggagaaactcaataaatttctgcttgacttgggagaaaataaggcatcatttattaaaaattttgtaccatttggtagtatgaaatttgcctttcctatcccttttatcaagttagcaggtcctgatattgtatgtatagttccttccgttggttttagatcaataaaatatttctcagatttaagtatagtgtgtgtagttccactgtctgctatacagagatctccaccacttgattgatgttgtattccagcaaaattcatattgaacttcatatataagaaataaatagtgagtacattaatattacacaatattttaaacgcaaatagatagtactgaaacatttagcaaacataatgacaaagacagacgatattaaatcgtttatttttcaaaagacacacaacttaaacattcaagaaatcttcatataaatcagatggtttctcagtgactgttggatcaatattatccacaaaatttacttccttttctttacctttcagcgaatcctgatacatcttaacaagatgtttagatgttcggcaagtattagcccagtggcccattctaccacatctg
This genomic interval carries:
- the LOC139897333 gene encoding uncharacterized protein, whose product is MGCAGSSPAKGEEPIKKITKPKPWKHSEPITGEQLKRMRDEFWDTAPHYGGRKEIWDALQAAAEAEISLAQAIVDSAGVIVSKPDLTVCYDERGAKYELPKYVLSAPTNLIRDS